ATAACGGCATAAAACGCAGTCACAAAATGGTTTGTAGGAAAATGATTTACAAGTACTTCGTTAATTTTTCGCAAAGTTTGCGACGGAGTCAAATCTGCCGACGCGTAAGTTTTCAAAAGAATTTTTGTCGCCGACATAACAAGCGCCGCACTTACTCCGTGCCCGGAAACGTCCGCAATAAATACGGCGTAAATACCTTCTTTGAGGACAAATAAATCATAATAATCGCCCCCGACTTCGTCAACAGGTATATAGAACGCAAAAGACTGCAGAAAATCATTGCACGGCAGTTTTTCAGGCAAAAGTTTTTCTTGAACTATCCGCGCCTGTTCCAATTCTTTTTTATTTCTTTCGGTTTCTTGTCGAAATTTTTTCAGAACTAAAATATTATTTATAGTTTTTCCGGCAAGATGAATAATTTTCTCCGATAAGGAAATATTCTCGGCAGCCTCAAGATCGTCCATGTCGCCGCAATCAAAAACAAAAATTCCGGAAACCGCAAAACATATTGTTTTTAACATGTCTTTTTCTCTGCGAAACGAGATGTCATCCTCTTCAATTTCAACGCTTTCTTTTTCGTCCGTTTTTTCTCCGGAATAAATAACAATAGGGATTATTGAGTAAGAATCCATATCTAATCTAAGCGATAAATCGTTAATTTCCGAAAATCCGTTTTTAATAACGACGGATTTCTTATAAAAAATGGCGGAAATTATGTTTTCGTCGGAATTTTCAAATACATCAAAAGAAAACGACAGCCCCTTGTCATGCTTAAATCCTTTTGAAAACGATACTATAAGATTAGCGGTGTCCGGAACAAACGAAAGGAACGCCATCTTTTCAAAAGTCGTCAACTCATAAAGACGCTGCGTCAAAGAATCAAAAACTTCTTTTTCGTCTTGTAAATCATAAATTTCGGAAACGAATTCGCCTATTTGTGCGTTTATCGCCGCTTTTCTACGTAAATTTGAAATCTCGGCATGCAAAGAATCATCTTTATTTTCTGTTATTTCCAATTTTATCCTCCAAATTAAGAAAATTCCAACAGGAATTTTTCAATAAAATCATCTATCTCTCCGTCAAGAACGGCGGTCGTATTTGAGGTTTCATAGCCGGTTCTAAGATCTTTTACCATATTGTACGGATGCAGAACATAAGAACGTATTTGACTTCCCCATTCTATCTTCTTTTTTCCTTCCAGTTTGTCCGCCAATTTTTTTTCATCTTCTTCTTTATAATACTGTCTAACTCTTGCTTTTAACATTTTTATACACGATTCGCGGTTTTTTACTTGAGAGCGTTCGTTTTGGCATTGAACGACAATATTAGTCGGTATGTGCGTCATTCTGACGGCGGAATCGGTTTTGTTTATATGCTGCCCGCCGGCGCCGCTTGAACGATATGTATCGACGCGGATATCTTTTTCATCTATTTCGTATTCGTTAACCTCTTCAAATATGGGATAAGCATAAACGCTTGCAAACGATGTGTGCCGTCTTGCGTTTGAGTCAAACGGCGAGATTCTGACTAATCGGTGAACGCCTATTTCCGATTTCAAATGCCCATACAAATACTCGCCTCTTACTTCAATCGAAACGCTTTTTATCCCCGCCTCTTCGCCTTCGCAATAATCAAGAATCAAAGATTTATATTTGTGCCGCTCTATCCAGCGAGAATACATTCTAAAAAGCATATCAGCCCAATCGCACGATTCCGTACCTCCCGCGCCGCTGTGAATAGTGATTATCGCATCGCATTTATCGTCTTCGCCGGAAAGTTTGCGAACAAATTCCAACTTCCCGATATTCTTTATCGTTTCCGAAAAATGCTGTGTAATCTGTTCAAGCATTTTTACGTCGTTTTCAGAAACGGCAAAATCAAACATTTCTTCTAAACTGTCATAATCCGATTTCAGATTTTGCCACGGTTCGACAAAATCTTTTTCGTTTTTTATCGCTTTCAGAATTTTTTGCGCTGATATCGCATCGTTCCAGAAATTTGGGACGACGGTTTGTTTTTCGAGTATGTTTATTTTTTTCTGTCGATTTTCAATGTCAAAGATACCCCCTTAACAAATTTATTCTTTCTGCGGCGGACTTTAATTCTTCTTTTGATATAATATCCATAATTTTTCTAAAAAAATTGTCTTTCTTTGAATAATCCTGTTCATTAAAATATATTCTGCCGAAACGTTTTATGTATAATTCAAAATTACTCTAACTGTTTTCCTAAAAATAATAATATCCGCTTGATTTATTTTTGTTCATTCTCAAACGCTACGTTGATGACGTTATCATAAACTGCCG
This genomic window from Chitinispirillales bacterium contains:
- a CDS encoding serine/threonine-protein phosphatase, translating into MEITENKDDSLHAEISNLRRKAAINAQIGEFVSEIYDLQDEKEVFDSLTQRLYELTTFEKMAFLSFVPDTANLIVSFSKGFKHDKGLSFSFDVFENSDENIISAIFYKKSVVIKNGFSEINDLSLRLDMDSYSIIPIVIYSGEKTDEKESVEIEEDDISFRREKDMLKTICFAVSGIFVFDCGDMDDLEAAENISLSEKIIHLAGKTINNILVLKKFRQETERNKKELEQARIVQEKLLPEKLPCNDFLQSFAFYIPVDEVGGDYYDLFVLKEGIYAVFIADVSGHGVSAALVMSATKILLKTYASADLTPSQTLRKINEVLVNHFPTNHFVTAFYAVIDTNKRNITYTCAGHCPILLFNKETKEYMQFQSDGFFVGMFPELDLPDHEYKYSKGKNRLLLYTDGVVDSSNKEKMQYGLIRLKTIVNKTLEKSAKETVDEVMNNLCKFIGKTDIADDMTLFIVDF
- the prfB gene encoding peptide chain release factor 2 yields the protein MFDIENRQKKINILEKQTVVPNFWNDAISAQKILKAIKNEKDFVEPWQNLKSDYDSLEEMFDFAVSENDVKMLEQITQHFSETIKNIGKLEFVRKLSGEDDKCDAIITIHSGAGGTESCDWADMLFRMYSRWIERHKYKSLILDYCEGEEAGIKSVSIEVRGEYLYGHLKSEIGVHRLVRISPFDSNARRHTSFASVYAYPIFEEVNEYEIDEKDIRVDTYRSSGAGGQHINKTDSAVRMTHIPTNIVVQCQNERSQVKNRESCIKMLKARVRQYYKEEDEKKLADKLEGKKKIEWGSQIRSYVLHPYNMVKDLRTGYETSNTTAVLDGEIDDFIEKFLLEFS